The genomic region ACTCCCTCCACCCAAAGTGACCTGTCTTCTCCTTTTGTCCACTTTCACCTGCAGTCCGTTTTGCTAGCTGCAAGCTTGCTGACCTGACCTTATGGGATTTCATAGACTGCATGTGTTCCACAGTAACATCATGTAAATTCCTTTTAAATTAGACATTCTTATAGCAGACACCCTCCTCACTGAAGGACCGAATGAAATAAGTACAGAGTGGTGGGATATTAACTCCCTGCACATCCAAAATAGTCACCTTGGTCTGTAGGATTCATACTGGTATCGCTTGTTCCTTATCAACCCCACCCCTTTTCTAGTGTTATTGGGCCATGGTTCGCAAGAAAAGCTCTTTTATACTATGCGGTGCTTTCCTGTTTGTCGCCTGGAATGCTTTGCTTCTACTTTACCTTTGGGGTCGCCCTCCCATGGGCCACCTAGGAGAAGGCGGTGGAGCTGAACCAGGAGGAAAGGAGGAGTGGGGCATGGTCAGAGGTAAAGGAGGTCGAGTTAACCTTGCTGGGGAGGTCATCCGACTGGCCGAGGAGGTTGAAATTCAACTTGACACCCAGAAAAAGCTATTAAAGCAAATTGAAAGTCACAGGGCAGTGTGGGCTCAGCAGAAGGAGATTGGGAAGAAGCAAACTGATAATATCAAAGAAGTAAATCAGATTGTTGACCAGCAGCAGAATAATCCAGTTCCTCTCATAAATGATGTGTATGTTGGGGACCAAggtgaaataaaacacacacagaggtctgTTGCTACAGTAGCTGCAGGCTCCAATATAGAACGGCATCAGGCCACTGATGTAAAGGAAGAGGTTGCTGAGGACAATAAAGTAACAGCTTCTGTTTCTGGTCCACAAGTCATCATTCCCATTCTGGTTATTGCCTGTGACAGAGTGACAGTAAAGCGGAGTCTTGACAAACTGATACAGTACCGCCCTTCTCAAGAACTGTATCCAATCATTGTCAGCCAAGACTGTGGCCATGCTGAGACGGCTCGTGTGATTGGCTCATACGGAGAAAAAGTAACGCACATAAGCCAACCAGACCTGTCGGACATCAGAGTCCGGCCAGAGCACAGGAAGTTCCAGGGGTACTACAAAATCGCCCGACATTACCGCTGGGCACTCAACCAAGTATTTCACACATTCTCGCAGTCTACTGT from Pelmatolapia mariae isolate MD_Pm_ZW linkage group LG22, Pm_UMD_F_2, whole genome shotgun sequence harbors:
- the mgat1b gene encoding alpha-1,3-mannosyl-glycoprotein 2-beta-N-acetylglucosaminyltransferase b; its protein translation is MVRKKSSFILCGAFLFVAWNALLLLYLWGRPPMGHLGEGGGAEPGGKEEWGMVRGKGGRVNLAGEVIRLAEEVEIQLDTQKKLLKQIESHRAVWAQQKEIGKKQTDNIKEVNQIVDQQQNNPVPLINDVYVGDQGEIKHTQRSVATVAAGSNIERHQATDVKEEVAEDNKVTASVSGPQVIIPILVIACDRVTVKRSLDKLIQYRPSQELYPIIVSQDCGHAETARVIGSYGEKVTHISQPDLSDIRVRPEHRKFQGYYKIARHYRWALNQVFHTFSQSTVVIVEDDLEVAPDFFEYFRALYPILRSDPTLWCVSAWNDNGRDALVDSSKADLLYRTDFFPGLGWMLLKEMWDELEPKWPSAFWDDWMRQPEQRNGRSCIRPEISRTITFGRKGVSLGQFFDQYLRYIKLNTEFVPFTKLDLSYLLKEKYEEKFIKEVYSAPLVKIEDLQQGGSLRGPGPYRVQYSTRDSFKVFARNLGVMDDLKSGVPRTGYRGVVNFLYRGRRVFLAPPEGWSQYDTSWS